The Gymnogyps californianus isolate 813 unplaced genomic scaffold, ASM1813914v2 HiC_scaffold_108, whole genome shotgun sequence genome contains a region encoding:
- the LOC127027943 gene encoding uncharacterized protein LOC127027943 has translation MTWEPAQDPLKVDGFPTSWSIPVLEPESNPTDEGGGNGYPASRLDVGLEPLRHPGAMPVGDSDPASRLGSRTEPLGDGMVTEVPVGRTFPAPRLDAALEPSWHRRGPPRAKPQAEGGKKSPEASEVLRQMLEELERGHESEREAVRKEAFPEGSSGSLPVSAKETEAMKATGTPALSKPGEDHHGGVYEFFRTDSGSSQGRRLPDFLVYSCPRA, from the exons ATGACATGGGAGCCAGCGCAG GATCCTCTCAAGGTCGACGGCTTCCCGACTTCTTGGTCTATTCCTGTCCTCGAGCCTGAGAGCAATCCCACAG ATGAGGGCGGTGGCAACGGTTATCCAGCTTCTCGGCTAGACGTTggtttggagcccttgcggcaCCCTGGAG ccatgcctgtgggTGACAGTGATCCAGCTTCCCGGCTGGGTTCCAGGACTGAGCCTCTGGGAGATGGCATGG ttacagaagtgcCCGTAGGGAGGACTTTTCCAGCTCCTCGGCTGGATGCTGCGCTAGAGCCCAGCTGGCATCGCAGGG gtcctccaagagcaaagccccaagctgaaggaggaaaaaagtccccAGAGGCATCTGAAgtcctgaggcagatgctggaggaactggagagaggaCACG agtCGGAACGAGAGGCTGTGCGGAAGGAGGCGTTtccagaaggaagcagtggctctctaccagtctctgccaaagaaacGGAGGCGATGAAAGCCACCGGCACGCCAG cgctGTCAAAGCCCGGAGAAGACCACCACGGCGGCGTATATGAATTTTTTCGAACGgactcag